AAGCATAGTTAAGGCAATCCTTAAGACTTAAGTCGGTGCTTTGTGCCTTAACCTGAGCAGTTGAAAGCCCTAAAACCAAGAGTGTTATTCCTATTAATTGTTTCATTAACTATTTCAATTTGAATTTTAAGCAAGTAGTTTTTATTGATTTTAAGTTCACTGCCTATTCCGGCGGGTTTAATTGTAATTGATTGCCGGAATTTTATAGTGAAATATTATGCAGCTTTTGTATAGTGTTCTATCAATTCTATCCCTTCTGTTGTTGCAATGCCACGCATAAAATGTTCGGTGTGAAGCCTGGCAACTATTTTTAAATTTTTATGTTGAATAATTGTGTTTTCTGGGTTGAAAAGTGTGTCAATTTCAAGCAATCTTAGTTCAGTCATTGCCTCTATATTCAATTGCTCTCTAAACCATCCTTCCTTAGTACCTCGTTCAATATTATCCCTGATCATGTTTTTTAGGATGTAGTTGCGAAAGAATACAGCCTCTTTCCAGCACTCAGGATGATATTTTTTGATATCGTACGTAAAGCTCGGATTGATTTCCATTGCTAACTGTTCGAT
Above is a window of Solitalea lacus DNA encoding:
- a CDS encoding TetR/AcrR family transcriptional regulator; this translates as MVKEKIIKTAEKLFTAYGVKSISMDDISVKAGVSKRTIYEQYKDKSSLVSQLINQILVNYQTALEKCKTEANDAVAENYIALKFIEQLAMEINPSFTYDIKKYHPECWKEAVFFRNYILKNMIRDNIERGTKEGWFREQLNIEAMTELRLLEIDTLFNPENTIIQHKNLKIVARLHTEHFMRGIATTEGIELIEHYTKAA